The Raphanus sativus cultivar WK10039 chromosome 2, ASM80110v3, whole genome shotgun sequence genome includes a region encoding these proteins:
- the LOC108839962 gene encoding protein GLUTAMINE DUMPER 3 → MEGRQYYPPRETIDGNRTTMGGPHSPWHSPVPYLFGGLAAMLGLIAFALLILGCSYWRLSGYFDGEENQSRDSDLEAGDLKPDKAVKAVALPEKFLVIMAGDVNPTYLATPAEKNCTCDDDEDEEGGVDVRGNDQVVRRSTESNGGTH, encoded by the coding sequence ATGGAAGGAAGACAATACTACCCTCCAAGAGAAACCATCGACGGAAACAGAACCACCATGGGAGGACCTCACTCGCCGTGGCATTCACCGGTTCCTTATCTCTTCGGTGGTTTAGCCGCGATGCTTGGTCTCATCGCCTTTGCTCTCCTAATCCTCGGTTGCTCTTATTGGCGCCTCTCTGGTTACTTCGACGGTGAGGAAAACCAGAGCAGAGACAGCGATCTTGAAGCCGGAGATTTGAAGCCCGATAAAGCGGTGAAGGCTGTAGCTTTGCCGGAGAAGTTCTTGGTGATTATGGCCGGAGATGTGAATCCCACGTACTTGGCGACGCCGGCGGAAAAAAACTGTACTTGtgacgatgatgaagacgagGAGGGTGGTGTTGACGTGAGGGGTAATGATCAGGTGGTGCGGCGGAGTACTGAAAGCAACGGTGGGACACATTGA
- the LOC108821203 gene encoding zinc finger protein CONSTANS-LIKE 5, with protein MGFGLESIKSLSGGWGAAARSCDACKSASAAVFCRVDSAFLCIPCDTSIHTFTQRHERVYLCEVCEQAPASVTCKADAASLCVACDSDIHSANPLASRHERVPVEPFFDSAAAKISPSTFGVLGSSTTVDLTAVPVVGSADELGLCPWLLPNDFNEPAKIETGTEMKSSEFMFSDFDRLIDFEYPNTFGADSLVPVQTKTEPLPLTNNEHCFDIDFCRSKLSTFTYPTQSISHSVSTSSLEYGVVPDGTTSVPFNRSTITTSTATTGDQPSSMDREARVLRYREKRKNRKFEKTIRYASRKAYAESRPRIKGRFAKRTEAENDDVFFSQVYASAGHYGVVPTF; from the exons ATGGGATTCGGCTTAGAGAGCATCAAATCACTCTCCGGCGGATGGGGCGCAGCGGCTCGTTCCTGTGACGCTTGCAAATCAGCTTCGGCCGCCGTGTTCTGCCGAGTCGACTCAGCTTTCTTATGCATCCCTTGCGACACAAGTATCCACACCTTCACGCAGCGTCACGAGCGCGTGTACCTCTGCGAAGTCTGCGAACAAGCTCCCGCCTCCGTCACCTGCAAAGCCGACGCCGCGTCCCTCTGCGTCGCCTGCGACTCCGACATCCACTCTGCTAATCCCCTCGCCAGCCGCCACGAACGAGTCCCCGTCGAACCCTTCTTCGACTCGGCCGCCGCGAAAATCTCGCCTTCGACGTTCGGAGTCCTCGGCTCGTCCACCACCGTCGACTTAACCGCCGTGCCGGTGGTGGGAAGCGCCGATGAGCTCGGTCTGTGCCCGTGGCTGCTCCCTAACGACTTCAACGAACCGGCTAAAATCGAAACCGGAACTGAGATGAAGTCTTCTGAGTTCATGTTCTCCGACTTTGACCGACTCATTGACTTCGAGTACCCAAACACTTTCGGAGCAGACAGCCTCGTACCGGTTCAGACAAAAACAGAGCCTCTTCCTTTGACTAACAACGAACACTGCTTCGACATAGACTTCTGCAGATCAAAGCTCTCCACTTTCACCTACCCAACTCAATCAATCAGCCACAGT gTTTCGACTTCGTCTCTCGAGTACGGCGTCGTTCCCGACGGGACCACCTCGGTTCCGTTTAACCGGAGCACGATCACTACTTCGACGGCGACTACCGGGGATCAACCGAGCTCCATGGACAGGGAGGCTAGGGTTTTGAGGTACAgggagaagagaaagaacaggAAGTTCGAGAAGACGATACGTTACGCTTCGAGGAAAGCTTACGCTGAGTCACGGCCAAGGATCAAAGGCCGTTTCGCGAAACGAACGGAGGCTGAAAACGACGACGTTTTCTTCAGTCAAGTTTACGCTTCAGCTGGACATTACGGTGTCGTACCAACGTTCTGA